A genomic region of Sarcophilus harrisii chromosome 6, mSarHar1.11, whole genome shotgun sequence contains the following coding sequences:
- the SLC26A1 gene encoding sulfate anion transporter 1 isoform X1, which produces MLVAEGLVADACFFPADMLVDSMNAPRMDGQAELERTDPGLQIPILIQRQAPPQKSLRETAKASLRKKCSLTPTTLKDAILGFFPVIGWLPKYRFREYIVGDIMSGLVIGVILVPQAIAYSLLAGLKPIYSLYTSFFSNIIYFLMGTSRHVSVGIFSLLCLMVGQVVDRELQLAGFDLNEDVAAAGRNDSNETFPASELPLGGLSPECGKECYAISIATALTFLAGVYQVLMGLFRLGFVSTYLSQPLLDGFATGASLTILTSQVKYLFGIKLPRYQGYGMFLATWVNMIRNITQANVCDVLTSAVCLTVLITAKELTERYKKKLRVPLPTELVVIVTATLVSHFGKLHERYGSSISGDIPTGFIPPQAPSFGLMHRVALDAVPIAVIGFAFTVSLSEMFAKNYGYTIRANQEMFAVGFCNIIPSFFHCYTTSAALSKTLVKTSTGCHTQVSSVVSAAVVLLVLLFLAPLFYSLQKCVLACIIIVSLKGALWKFRDVPRQYRVNKTDALIWCVTMASCALISIEIGLLVGVLFSVFCVVGRTQHPHVALLGQIESTVFYEDNRKYENLLPIPKIRIFRFEAPLYYANKDFFLKSLYKMTGLDPTLEAAKRKKCERGKAPMDGGHVGKGALGELGQADPSCHLVPKQGEFHTIIIDCSSVLFLDTAGIGTLKNVWKDYKAVNVAILLAGCNPSVTESLRRGGYFGNDDSSMKELLFYNVHGAVQFVRSREQVVDSTL; this is translated from the exons ATGTTGGTGGCAGAGGGACTTGTAGCtgatgcttgtttttttcctgcaGACATGCTTGTGGACAGCATGAATGCACCCAGGATGGATGGGCAGGCTGAGCTGGAGAGAACGGATCCTGGGCTGCAGATtcccatcctcatccagagacaAGCTCCACCTCAGAAAAGCCTTCGAGAGACAGCAAAGGCCAGTCTGAGGAAGAAGTGTTCACTGACCCCGACCACATTGAAGGATGCCATCCTGGGGTTCTTCCCTGTGATAGGCTGGCTTCCCAAGTACCGCTTCAGAGAATACATCGTGGGTGACATTATGTCTGGCCTTGTCATTGGAGTCATCTTGGTTCCCCAAGCCATTGCCTATTCCCTGCTCGCAGGGCTAAAACCTATCTATAGCCTCTACACATCCTTCTTCTCCAACATCATCTATTTCCTAATGGGCACCTCCAGGCACGTGTCCGTGGGCATCTTCAGCCTGCTCTGCCTCATGGTGGGGCAGGTGGTAGACAGAGAACTACAGTTGGCTGGGTTTGACCTGAATGAAGACGTTGCCGCAGCCGGAAGGAACGACAGCAATGAGACCTTCCCAGCTTCCGAGCTACCTTTGGGGGGCCTGAGTCCAGAATGCGGGAAGGAATGTTATGCAATCAGCATTGCTACGGCCTTGACTTTCCTAGCGGGGGTCTATCAG GTGCTCATGGGACTTTTTCGGCTTGGCTTTGTCTCCACGTACCTCTCCCAGCCTCTTCTGGATGGATTTGCAACAGGGGCTTCCTTAACCATCCTAACCTCCCAAGTCAAGTACCTCTTTGGAATAAAGCTCCCCCGTTACCAGGGCTATGGCATGTTCCTCGCCACGTGGGTGAATATGATTCGAAACATCACCCAGGCAAACGTCTGCGACGTCCTCACCAGCGCCGTCTGCCTGACAGTGCTGATCACCGCCAAGGAGCTAACAGAGAGGTACAAGAAGAAGCTGAGGGTTCCTCTCCCGACGGAGCTGGTGGTCATCGTCACTGCCACGCTGGTCTCCCACTTTGGGAAGCTCCACGAGCGCTACGGGTCCAGCATCTCCGGGGACATCCCCACGGGCTTCATCCCCCCCCAGGCACCCAGCTTTGGGCTGATGCACCGCGTGGCCTTAGATGCGGTTCCCATAGCAGTCATCGGCTTTGCTTTCACAGTCTCACTGTCAGAGATGTTCGCCAAAAACTACGGCTACACTATCAGGGCCAACCAAGAGATGTTTGCCGTGGGCTTCTGCAACATAATCCCCTCTTTCTTTCACTGCTACACCACCAGCGCGGCCTTGAGTAAGACCTTGGTCAAGACCTCCACTGGGTGCCACACCCAAGTGTCCAGCGTGGTCAGCGCCGCCGTGGTGCTCTTGGTGCTCCTGTTCCTGGCCCCGCTGTTCTACTCCTTGCAGAAATGTGTCCTGGCCTGCATCATCATCGTCAGCCTGAAGGGGGCCCTGTGGAAGTTCAGAGACGTGCCCAGGCAGTACCGGGTCAACAAGACGGATGCCCTGATATGGTGCGTCACCATGGCCTCCTGCGCCCTCATCAGCATAGAAATCGGCCTCCTGGTCGGGGTCCTCTTCTCCGTGTTCTGTGTGGTGGGCCGCACGCAGCATCCCCACGTGGCTTTGCTCGGCCAAATCGAGAGCACCGTTTTCTATGAGGACAACAGAAAATACGAAaaccttctccccatccccaagaTCAGAATATTTCGCTTTGAGGCCCCCCTTTACTATGCAAACAAGGACTTCTTCCTAAAATCCCTCTACAAGATGACGGGCCTCGACCCCACACTAGAAGCAGCAAAGAGGAAAAAGTGCGAAAGGGGGAAGGCGCCCATGGACGGGGGACACGTGGGAAAGGGGGCTCTTGGCGAACTGGGCCAAGCCGACCCCTCCTGTCACTTGGTCCCAAAGCAAGGCGAGTTTCACACTATCATCATTGACTGCTCCTCAGTGCTGTTCCTGGACACTGCCGGCATCGGCACGCTTAAAAATGTGTGGAAAGATTACAAGGCCGTGAACGTTGCGATCCTCCTTGCGGGCTGCAACCCGTCGGTGACAGAGTCTCTGAGGAGAGGGGGCTACTTTGGCAACGATGACTCAAGTATGAAGGAATTACTCTTCTACAATGTGCATGGGGCAGTCCAGTTTGTGCGGTCCAGGGAGCAGGTGGTGGACTCCACCCTCTAG
- the SLC26A1 gene encoding sulfate anion transporter 1 isoform X2 has product MLVDSMNAPRMDGQAELERTDPGLQIPILIQRQAPPQKSLRETAKASLRKKCSLTPTTLKDAILGFFPVIGWLPKYRFREYIVGDIMSGLVIGVILVPQAIAYSLLAGLKPIYSLYTSFFSNIIYFLMGTSRHVSVGIFSLLCLMVGQVVDRELQLAGFDLNEDVAAAGRNDSNETFPASELPLGGLSPECGKECYAISIATALTFLAGVYQVLMGLFRLGFVSTYLSQPLLDGFATGASLTILTSQVKYLFGIKLPRYQGYGMFLATWVNMIRNITQANVCDVLTSAVCLTVLITAKELTERYKKKLRVPLPTELVVIVTATLVSHFGKLHERYGSSISGDIPTGFIPPQAPSFGLMHRVALDAVPIAVIGFAFTVSLSEMFAKNYGYTIRANQEMFAVGFCNIIPSFFHCYTTSAALSKTLVKTSTGCHTQVSSVVSAAVVLLVLLFLAPLFYSLQKCVLACIIIVSLKGALWKFRDVPRQYRVNKTDALIWCVTMASCALISIEIGLLVGVLFSVFCVVGRTQHPHVALLGQIESTVFYEDNRKYENLLPIPKIRIFRFEAPLYYANKDFFLKSLYKMTGLDPTLEAAKRKKCERGKAPMDGGHVGKGALGELGQADPSCHLVPKQGEFHTIIIDCSSVLFLDTAGIGTLKNVWKDYKAVNVAILLAGCNPSVTESLRRGGYFGNDDSSMKELLFYNVHGAVQFVRSREQVVDSTL; this is encoded by the exons ATGCTTGTGGACAGCATGAATGCACCCAGGATGGATGGGCAGGCTGAGCTGGAGAGAACGGATCCTGGGCTGCAGATtcccatcctcatccagagacaAGCTCCACCTCAGAAAAGCCTTCGAGAGACAGCAAAGGCCAGTCTGAGGAAGAAGTGTTCACTGACCCCGACCACATTGAAGGATGCCATCCTGGGGTTCTTCCCTGTGATAGGCTGGCTTCCCAAGTACCGCTTCAGAGAATACATCGTGGGTGACATTATGTCTGGCCTTGTCATTGGAGTCATCTTGGTTCCCCAAGCCATTGCCTATTCCCTGCTCGCAGGGCTAAAACCTATCTATAGCCTCTACACATCCTTCTTCTCCAACATCATCTATTTCCTAATGGGCACCTCCAGGCACGTGTCCGTGGGCATCTTCAGCCTGCTCTGCCTCATGGTGGGGCAGGTGGTAGACAGAGAACTACAGTTGGCTGGGTTTGACCTGAATGAAGACGTTGCCGCAGCCGGAAGGAACGACAGCAATGAGACCTTCCCAGCTTCCGAGCTACCTTTGGGGGGCCTGAGTCCAGAATGCGGGAAGGAATGTTATGCAATCAGCATTGCTACGGCCTTGACTTTCCTAGCGGGGGTCTATCAG GTGCTCATGGGACTTTTTCGGCTTGGCTTTGTCTCCACGTACCTCTCCCAGCCTCTTCTGGATGGATTTGCAACAGGGGCTTCCTTAACCATCCTAACCTCCCAAGTCAAGTACCTCTTTGGAATAAAGCTCCCCCGTTACCAGGGCTATGGCATGTTCCTCGCCACGTGGGTGAATATGATTCGAAACATCACCCAGGCAAACGTCTGCGACGTCCTCACCAGCGCCGTCTGCCTGACAGTGCTGATCACCGCCAAGGAGCTAACAGAGAGGTACAAGAAGAAGCTGAGGGTTCCTCTCCCGACGGAGCTGGTGGTCATCGTCACTGCCACGCTGGTCTCCCACTTTGGGAAGCTCCACGAGCGCTACGGGTCCAGCATCTCCGGGGACATCCCCACGGGCTTCATCCCCCCCCAGGCACCCAGCTTTGGGCTGATGCACCGCGTGGCCTTAGATGCGGTTCCCATAGCAGTCATCGGCTTTGCTTTCACAGTCTCACTGTCAGAGATGTTCGCCAAAAACTACGGCTACACTATCAGGGCCAACCAAGAGATGTTTGCCGTGGGCTTCTGCAACATAATCCCCTCTTTCTTTCACTGCTACACCACCAGCGCGGCCTTGAGTAAGACCTTGGTCAAGACCTCCACTGGGTGCCACACCCAAGTGTCCAGCGTGGTCAGCGCCGCCGTGGTGCTCTTGGTGCTCCTGTTCCTGGCCCCGCTGTTCTACTCCTTGCAGAAATGTGTCCTGGCCTGCATCATCATCGTCAGCCTGAAGGGGGCCCTGTGGAAGTTCAGAGACGTGCCCAGGCAGTACCGGGTCAACAAGACGGATGCCCTGATATGGTGCGTCACCATGGCCTCCTGCGCCCTCATCAGCATAGAAATCGGCCTCCTGGTCGGGGTCCTCTTCTCCGTGTTCTGTGTGGTGGGCCGCACGCAGCATCCCCACGTGGCTTTGCTCGGCCAAATCGAGAGCACCGTTTTCTATGAGGACAACAGAAAATACGAAaaccttctccccatccccaagaTCAGAATATTTCGCTTTGAGGCCCCCCTTTACTATGCAAACAAGGACTTCTTCCTAAAATCCCTCTACAAGATGACGGGCCTCGACCCCACACTAGAAGCAGCAAAGAGGAAAAAGTGCGAAAGGGGGAAGGCGCCCATGGACGGGGGACACGTGGGAAAGGGGGCTCTTGGCGAACTGGGCCAAGCCGACCCCTCCTGTCACTTGGTCCCAAAGCAAGGCGAGTTTCACACTATCATCATTGACTGCTCCTCAGTGCTGTTCCTGGACACTGCCGGCATCGGCACGCTTAAAAATGTGTGGAAAGATTACAAGGCCGTGAACGTTGCGATCCTCCTTGCGGGCTGCAACCCGTCGGTGACAGAGTCTCTGAGGAGAGGGGGCTACTTTGGCAACGATGACTCAAGTATGAAGGAATTACTCTTCTACAATGTGCATGGGGCAGTCCAGTTTGTGCGGTCCAGGGAGCAGGTGGTGGACTCCACCCTCTAG